DNA from Nymphaea colorata isolate Beijing-Zhang1983 chromosome 4, ASM883128v2, whole genome shotgun sequence:
GAGAAGAAATTGTTAGGCGGTTTCATGTTGAGAATGTGGGTTCAGTTGATCTTAAATATTTAGATGATGATTCTGAGTGGGTCATGTTAACTTGCGATGATGATCTGCGGGAATGCATTGATATATACAGAGCAACTAATGCACGTGTGATCAAACTTTCTCTTCACAAAAGTTGATCAGTTACTGAATCTTTCGGTGGCTATCCAGTTGGTATGAGACTCCAAACTGAAGAGGAGGATTTGAATTGTGAAAATAATTTTCCTCTTTAGTCTGGATCTTAAATTCCAGAATTGCATGCAGCTCTGAGGTAAGATAAAGCGTACGAAAAGGCAGATGAATGCACAAAATTGGGCTACTGGTATGCAGATAACAAGGGCCTCAGATGTTTATACACACGTCTATACTTGGTCATCTGCTGGACATGTCAAGCAACAATCTGAATTGAAAATATACGTATAAATTCCATTAGACAAGGTGTTTTTCAAGGATGAGCATTTTGTTCACTAAGGGCTAATTATAGTTTTGGTTAGCTGAAAATTATGGATTTTGTGAAGGCCTAACTGACGCTGGAGTAAACTTAGGTTTTGTACACAAGCAAGATTGCCAGTACTGGGGCGTCAGTAACATGCTACTGTTATTTGGTTGAATTTTAGCTGGGTAATTGTAGCTAGTTCCACGAGTATGCCACAAGCATTCATTTTTCTGCCATGGACAATGGATGTTTTACGGTCATGAAGGTGACAAGTTCTTGACTAAAAATGGAGGTCCGCTGCGCAGTTGGAATAAGTTCAGCTCCAGGCATCCGCTGAAGTGCAGCGCTGTAAGTTCAGGCTCTATGGATAATGCCACGCAACTGGATAGGAGTTGGGCTTGATGCACTCAAGTTAAAGTACATCAGAAATGCAAGACCTACATCTCTCTTGGCATAAACACTGGTACAGCGCCTACACACAGCTTGGctataaaaagaaaagcttcCTTAAGTTTATGTTGGTCATTCTTAAAAGATTCAGGTGAAGGCCCTTATATAAACAGTCCACTAACGACATGTTTGGAGGTGTACTTGGGAATGGAAGGAGGGGCTTGTATCTGGAGGTGATTTTTGAACCATTATGTGGTTTTTCCTGCTTTCGTGGAAGCTTCaatccttcatttttcttccacTTAAAGCATGGTCTAGCTCTTCGTTGGAAAGCCCACCTCTCTTTGGCACTCTCTACATCGTCTATGCGACAAAATGTCCACTGTGGAACTTGGGTTTTCATTGGTTTCTACTTACTTCCATTGGAAGGAGACTTGGTAAAAGGAGAACCGATGCACCCATATATATGTACTTCAAGTCCCGTCCTGTAAATAATGTTTCAGCTTGTTCAATGAATAGCAATGATTACAGAACTTAGCACTTCGCTTGCCTTGCATGTTCGTATAAAACAACTTATTCAGAGTAATCTGGGGCCATGTCTTCATTCGACATACATTTTAGTGCATAGATTTGTCTATTCAGCAATTGCAGATCTTTAACGTTCAGGGAATTGCTTGTTCCTAATGTGTGGCCTGGAGCCGTTTGCACACTCTAAACACTTCTTGCTGGTCAAGGGTCTTAGCTTCGGATCCACATCCGTAGAGATAGAGCTACTGTCACACTTAACATGTGCACACGCCTACCGGAACCAATCTTATGAAATCCAGTGCATGTAACTCGAACACAACCCTAAAGTGAAGTTGTGTCCTAGGATTCCTGACTTGGAAGCAAGATCTGCCCTACTTCTCATTGCATATGGTCCAGATTTGATGAGCTGACTGcagtaggaatgaatgatttcaaaTAATTGGAAACTGTAATTGATGGAGTAGAAAATTGTCCCTTTACTAACTCCGATTCAACTCAATTTAATTTCGGAATTGCATTGGAATATGTAACAGTGATGTCCTTCTTCTGCTTTCACATTAGGAGTGCATATTTTAGCGTTGGGAGCTACCATGCAAGAAAATTGGATGGTAGAAAAGAAAACGGGAGAGAGATGTGAGAGGCGACGGCGACGGTTTGTCTCCCTTGACCTCAATCGGGTTCTCTCCCAGCAAATGGGCCACCGGCCATGTTCTACCAGGCCGTTACCGATAACATGTGTATCAGAAATCTGCGTTTTAAGTCTCTCTCTAAGTGGGAGGAAACCTCATCACTTAGGTGACCTTTCTCCCTTGTGTTCTGagtcttgaaaagaaaaatccaatgTTGAGATCGACTAGGCTCAAAGCTTTTAAGGTTCATTGTGGtttgtatacattttttttaaaaaaaaaaatcaatggtttACAGTATTGTGACATCCTGAGCTGATCTAATGTGTTGCTAAGTTCTGgacatttttgaattttttttcttgcacaTACTGAGCTTTCTATTGTGCAGCCGAAAGTAAAAATACGAAAAATTGTACACCAAATTTACACCCAAGCCTCCTCTCCAGCCCACACatctttctcactctctctccaccGCCGAGGCGCCGCCTGCTACAGCAACACATGGAGCTAGCGCGCTGACAGGCGTCGTCCAGCATGAAGCTCCAACACATTTCCCTTGTGTGGGGCTCTGAGTTTTCTGTTCTTCCTCTTTTTGAGGAcaagggggagggggagggggaggggaagGAGGAGACCATGGAGTCCGGAGAAGAACTATCTGCAGAAACACACGTTCCACACGGAGTGATCTCAGAAGAACAGTCCTATGTTTACACTTCACCACCTCCCCCTCCAGCAGAGAACGATCTTCTCATACTCAAACCAGCAGGCTGGGCGATCAACTTCGTCTTTCTTCACCTCGTATTCATTTACCGCATTGTCTCTGCcgtctcctctttcttctccccccTCCTCTCGGTCGTCTCCGACTCCCTCGGTCACACTGACGAGCCTAAGCAGACGGCAGAGGCGAGCAGGAGGGTGCAGAGGGGAGTCGACGCAGTCCGCCGCGCTCCAGCCACCGTCTCGGAGGACGGCGGACGGGTGGTAAGGAAGTTGGTGTTAGGCCTCGTGAAAGCGGCCTACTTGTGCTTCGTGCTGACAGCGGCCATGGTGGTGGCGGTGATTGTGGGCGTTGGTCTGGTGAGGTCGTGGGCAGAAGAGCCGGTGGTGGCGGAGGAAGCTGTATCATTCGACTACACGGAGGAGCAGCCTAGTGCGTCAGTTTTCATGGGGAGAGCGAGGATGGCCGTTCCCTTTGCTCACACCATGTGCGTCTCATTGGAGATGGTTTTGCCTGAGTCTGATTATAACAGAGATGTTGGCATGTTTCAGGTACTTGCAGCTCATTTTTCAATCCCTATGGTCTTTAACGAAATTTCTGTCGATGTGGAG
Protein-coding regions in this window:
- the LOC116252440 gene encoding seipin-1 → MKLQHISLVWGSEFSVLPLFEDKGEGEGEGKEETMESGEELSAETHVPHGVISEEQSYVYTSPPPPPAENDLLILKPAGWAINFVFLHLVFIYRIVSAVSSFFSPLLSVVSDSLGHTDEPKQTAEASRRVQRGVDAVRRAPATVSEDGGRVVRKLVLGLVKAAYLCFVLTAAMVVAVIVGVGLVRSWAEEPVVAEEAVSFDYTEEQPSASVFMGRARMAVPFAHTMCVSLEMVLPESDYNRDVGMFQIMAEAIASNGAILAKSSQPCMLRFRSFPVRLIRSFFLLIPLVLEISDETQMIRTLVLKYKETAMRTEHIKVRLQARAGTMGLPQIYSARIILNSRPPWKKKIVHSWRLPFYIWSSLYVYIMLLVVLVSCCRRVIFPASLRLSDNGSESAAWSVEGFGDSAVSRLGRGRKLGGESFSDEEGSSGGWLGTRRAVSRLKRRRALEHGGPSDTASCSTSGVTEEGSGDAEEISVTQK